One segment of Panicum virgatum strain AP13 chromosome 1K, P.virgatum_v5, whole genome shotgun sequence DNA contains the following:
- the LOC120642915 gene encoding THO complex subunit 5A-like isoform X1 codes for MAAAPKAEAMDVEAPARPPSTASDTKYRSPHDLLAETRASIEKVAARMLAIKRDGVPKSELRELVTQMSLLLVTLRQVNREILMEEDRVKAETEAAKAPVDSTTLQLHNLLYEKNHYVKAIRACLDFQTKYPGIELVPEEEFQRAAPADIRDKTLAADASHDLMLKRLNFELVQRKELCKLHEKLELQRSSLLETIASQKKFLSSLPSHLKSLKKASLPVQQQLGMQHTKKLKQHHAAELLPTPLYIAYTQLLGQKEAFGENIEVEIMGSTKDAQIFAQQQAKKENAGTLSNGDHNRMDDDVIDDDEDAQRRRSRSKKNVMKEANSPAVAYQLHPLKLIVHVYDTEDSGAKRRKLITLRFEYLAKLNVVCVGIEESEGLDNNILCNLFPDDTGLELPHQMAKIYAGEPPNFTDKNSRPYKWAQHLAGIDFLPEVPPSVGDDSNRALSSSDLSSGLALYRQQNRAQTILQRIRSRKVAQMALMWQLDYLTKLKWPRIEHKNTPWASRTPLCSLHSWSLTVSFPEPLSRSSLMVSGAAGSVDSDLERRSVTNWEETESVREDGELPVVIHAENETNSSAILPSEMSPEVRSHSRGLSLISKSATPSKLSVSHSFGRNEDDLDLLMYSDSELEDQPFIQEETQKGNLIIYKSWEDYASKEFTMVLSKTMKNGPKVMLEAKVKISMEYPLRPPLFILCLLSEKSETLKWHNDLRAMETEVNLHILRSLPSSCEDYILTHQVMCLAMLFDMHFDEDYEKRKVTSVIDVGLSKPVSGTMLTRSVRGRDRRQTIYWRGADCSSSYL; via the exons ATGGCGGCGGCTCCGAAGGCGGAGGCCATGGACGTCGAGGCACCGGCTAGGCCGCCGTCCACCGCCTCGGATACCAAGTACCGCTCCCCGCACGACCTCCTGGCCGAGACCCGCGCTTCCATCGAGAAGGTCGCTGCCCGGATGCTCGCCATCAAGAGGGACGGCGTCCCCAAGTCGGAGCTCCGCGAGCTCGTCACCCAGATGTCGCTCCTCCTCGTGACTCTCCGCCAA GTGAACAGGGAGATACTGATGGAGGAGGACAGGGTGaaggcggagacggaggccgcgaAGGCGCCGGTGGACTCCACGACGCTACAGCTGCACAACCTGCTGTACGAGAAGAACCACTACGTGAAGGCCATAAGGGCGTGCCTGGACTTCCAGACGAAGTACCCGGGGATAGAGCTCGTGCCGGAGGAGGAGTTCCAgcgtgcggcgccggcggacaTCCGCGACAAGACCCTCGCTGCTGACGCGTCCCACGACCTCATGCTCAAGCGCCTCAACTTTGAGCTCGTCCAG CGGAAAGAGTTGTGCAAGCTACATGAGAAATTGGAACTCCAGAGGAGCAGTTTGCTGGAGACAATTGCTAGTCAGAAAAAGTTTCTTTCAAGCCTTCCATCACATTTGAAATCACTGAAGAAAGCATCGTTGCCAGTGCAGCAGCAGCTGGGCATGCAACATACCAAGAAACTAAAACAACACCATGCTGCCGAGTTGCTTCCAACCCCACTTTACATAGCATACACTCAGTTGTTAGGGCAGAAAGAAGCATTTGGAGAGAATATTGAAGTAGAGATCATGGGAAGCACAAAGGATGCCCAAATATTTGCTCAACAGCAAGCCAAGAAGGAAAATG CAGGCACCTTATCAAATGGTGACCACAACAGAATGGACGATGATGtaattgatgatgatgaagatgctcaGAGAAGAAGATCAAGATCCAAAAAGAATGTCATGAAGGAAGCTAATAGTCCTGCAGTGGCATATCAACTTCATCCACTTAAACTTATTGTCCATGTATACGATACTGAAGATTCTGGTGCTAAACGTCGTAAACTCATCACCCTGAGGTTTGAATACTTGGCAAAgttgaatgttgtttgtgtCGGAATTGAAGAATCTGAGGGCCTGGACAATAATATCTTGTGCAACTTATTTCCAGATGACACTGGTTTAGAGCTGCCTCACCAG ATGGCCAAGATTTATGCTGGGGAGCCTCCAAACTTTACGGATAAGAATTCAAGACCATACAAGTGGGCACAGCATCTGGCTGGTATCGATTTTTTGCCAGAAGTCCCTCCATCTGTTGGGGATGATTCAAACAGAGCATTGAGCAGCTCTGATTTGTCATCTGGGCTTGCTCTATACCGTCAGCAGAACCGCGCGCAGACTATTTTGCAGAGAATCCGCTCGCGGAAAGTTGCACAGATGGCTCTTAT GTGGCAACTTGATTATTTGACAAAGCTGAAGTGGCCTCGAATAGAACATAAGAATACACCGTGGGCATCACGCACCCCATTGTGTAGTTTGCATAGTTGGTCATTGACAGTTTCTTTTCCTGAGCCATTGTCTCGTTCTAGTTTGATGGTAAGTGGGGCTGCAGGCAGTGTTGACAGTGATCTAGAGAGAAGATCTGTGACAAACTGGGAAGAAACTGAAAGTGTTAGAGAGGATGGGGAGCTCCCAGTTGTCATTCATGCTGAGAACGAGACAAACAGTTCTGCAATTTTGCCCTCTGAGATGTCACCTGAGGTTCGGAGCCATTCTAGAGGCTTATCCCTGATATCAAAGAGTGCAACACCATCTAAGCTAAGCGTCTCACACAGTTTTGGTAGAAATGAGGATGATCTAGATCTCTTGATGTATAGTGACAGTGAGTTGGAGGACCAGCCCTTCATTCAGGAAGAAACTCAAAAAGGTAACCTAATTATATACAAATCCTGGGAGGATTATGCTTCCAAGGAGTTTACCATGGTCTTGAGTAAAACTATGAAGAATGGTCCAAAAGTTATGCTGGAAGCCAAG GTTAAGATAAGCATGGAATATCCTCTCAGGCCTCCCCTTTTCATATTATGTTTGCTCTCAGAAAAGTCGGAAACTTTGAAGTGGCACAATGACCTCCGTGCGATGGAAACTGAG GTAAATCTTCACATCCTTAGAAGCCTGCCTTCATCGTGTGAGGATTATATATTGACTCACCAAGTTATGTGCCTGGCTATGCTGTTTGACATGCATTTTGATGAGGATTACGAGAAAAGAAAAGTTACTTCAGTGATTGATGTTGGCCTCAGCAAACCTGTTAGTGGAACCATGCTTACAAGATCAGTTAGGGGAAGAGACCGTCGGCAGACTATATATTGGAGAGGCGCTGATTGCTCTTCAAGTTATTTGTAG
- the LOC120642915 gene encoding THO complex subunit 5A-like isoform X2: protein MAAAPKAEAMDVEAPARPPSTASDTKYRSPHDLLAETRASIEKVAARMLAIKRDGVPKSELRELVTQMSLLLVTLRQVNREILMEEDRVKAETEAAKAPVDSTTLQLHNLLYEKNHYVKAIRACLDFQTKYPGIELVPEEEFQRAAPADIRDKTLAADASHDLMLKRLNFELVQRKELCKLHEKLELQRSSLLETIASQKKFLSSLPSHLKSLKKASLPVQQQLGMQHTKKLKQHHAAELLPTPLYIAYTQLLGQKEAFGENIEVEIMGSTKDAQIFAQQQAKKENGTLSNGDHNRMDDDVIDDDEDAQRRRSRSKKNVMKEANSPAVAYQLHPLKLIVHVYDTEDSGAKRRKLITLRFEYLAKLNVVCVGIEESEGLDNNILCNLFPDDTGLELPHQMAKIYAGEPPNFTDKNSRPYKWAQHLAGIDFLPEVPPSVGDDSNRALSSSDLSSGLALYRQQNRAQTILQRIRSRKVAQMALMWQLDYLTKLKWPRIEHKNTPWASRTPLCSLHSWSLTVSFPEPLSRSSLMVSGAAGSVDSDLERRSVTNWEETESVREDGELPVVIHAENETNSSAILPSEMSPEVRSHSRGLSLISKSATPSKLSVSHSFGRNEDDLDLLMYSDSELEDQPFIQEETQKGNLIIYKSWEDYASKEFTMVLSKTMKNGPKVMLEAKVKISMEYPLRPPLFILCLLSEKSETLKWHNDLRAMETEVNLHILRSLPSSCEDYILTHQVMCLAMLFDMHFDEDYEKRKVTSVIDVGLSKPVSGTMLTRSVRGRDRRQTIYWRGADCSSSYL, encoded by the exons ATGGCGGCGGCTCCGAAGGCGGAGGCCATGGACGTCGAGGCACCGGCTAGGCCGCCGTCCACCGCCTCGGATACCAAGTACCGCTCCCCGCACGACCTCCTGGCCGAGACCCGCGCTTCCATCGAGAAGGTCGCTGCCCGGATGCTCGCCATCAAGAGGGACGGCGTCCCCAAGTCGGAGCTCCGCGAGCTCGTCACCCAGATGTCGCTCCTCCTCGTGACTCTCCGCCAA GTGAACAGGGAGATACTGATGGAGGAGGACAGGGTGaaggcggagacggaggccgcgaAGGCGCCGGTGGACTCCACGACGCTACAGCTGCACAACCTGCTGTACGAGAAGAACCACTACGTGAAGGCCATAAGGGCGTGCCTGGACTTCCAGACGAAGTACCCGGGGATAGAGCTCGTGCCGGAGGAGGAGTTCCAgcgtgcggcgccggcggacaTCCGCGACAAGACCCTCGCTGCTGACGCGTCCCACGACCTCATGCTCAAGCGCCTCAACTTTGAGCTCGTCCAG CGGAAAGAGTTGTGCAAGCTACATGAGAAATTGGAACTCCAGAGGAGCAGTTTGCTGGAGACAATTGCTAGTCAGAAAAAGTTTCTTTCAAGCCTTCCATCACATTTGAAATCACTGAAGAAAGCATCGTTGCCAGTGCAGCAGCAGCTGGGCATGCAACATACCAAGAAACTAAAACAACACCATGCTGCCGAGTTGCTTCCAACCCCACTTTACATAGCATACACTCAGTTGTTAGGGCAGAAAGAAGCATTTGGAGAGAATATTGAAGTAGAGATCATGGGAAGCACAAAGGATGCCCAAATATTTGCTCAACAGCAAGCCAAGAAGGAAAATG GCACCTTATCAAATGGTGACCACAACAGAATGGACGATGATGtaattgatgatgatgaagatgctcaGAGAAGAAGATCAAGATCCAAAAAGAATGTCATGAAGGAAGCTAATAGTCCTGCAGTGGCATATCAACTTCATCCACTTAAACTTATTGTCCATGTATACGATACTGAAGATTCTGGTGCTAAACGTCGTAAACTCATCACCCTGAGGTTTGAATACTTGGCAAAgttgaatgttgtttgtgtCGGAATTGAAGAATCTGAGGGCCTGGACAATAATATCTTGTGCAACTTATTTCCAGATGACACTGGTTTAGAGCTGCCTCACCAG ATGGCCAAGATTTATGCTGGGGAGCCTCCAAACTTTACGGATAAGAATTCAAGACCATACAAGTGGGCACAGCATCTGGCTGGTATCGATTTTTTGCCAGAAGTCCCTCCATCTGTTGGGGATGATTCAAACAGAGCATTGAGCAGCTCTGATTTGTCATCTGGGCTTGCTCTATACCGTCAGCAGAACCGCGCGCAGACTATTTTGCAGAGAATCCGCTCGCGGAAAGTTGCACAGATGGCTCTTAT GTGGCAACTTGATTATTTGACAAAGCTGAAGTGGCCTCGAATAGAACATAAGAATACACCGTGGGCATCACGCACCCCATTGTGTAGTTTGCATAGTTGGTCATTGACAGTTTCTTTTCCTGAGCCATTGTCTCGTTCTAGTTTGATGGTAAGTGGGGCTGCAGGCAGTGTTGACAGTGATCTAGAGAGAAGATCTGTGACAAACTGGGAAGAAACTGAAAGTGTTAGAGAGGATGGGGAGCTCCCAGTTGTCATTCATGCTGAGAACGAGACAAACAGTTCTGCAATTTTGCCCTCTGAGATGTCACCTGAGGTTCGGAGCCATTCTAGAGGCTTATCCCTGATATCAAAGAGTGCAACACCATCTAAGCTAAGCGTCTCACACAGTTTTGGTAGAAATGAGGATGATCTAGATCTCTTGATGTATAGTGACAGTGAGTTGGAGGACCAGCCCTTCATTCAGGAAGAAACTCAAAAAGGTAACCTAATTATATACAAATCCTGGGAGGATTATGCTTCCAAGGAGTTTACCATGGTCTTGAGTAAAACTATGAAGAATGGTCCAAAAGTTATGCTGGAAGCCAAG GTTAAGATAAGCATGGAATATCCTCTCAGGCCTCCCCTTTTCATATTATGTTTGCTCTCAGAAAAGTCGGAAACTTTGAAGTGGCACAATGACCTCCGTGCGATGGAAACTGAG GTAAATCTTCACATCCTTAGAAGCCTGCCTTCATCGTGTGAGGATTATATATTGACTCACCAAGTTATGTGCCTGGCTATGCTGTTTGACATGCATTTTGATGAGGATTACGAGAAAAGAAAAGTTACTTCAGTGATTGATGTTGGCCTCAGCAAACCTGTTAGTGGAACCATGCTTACAAGATCAGTTAGGGGAAGAGACCGTCGGCAGACTATATATTGGAGAGGCGCTGATTGCTCTTCAAGTTATTTGTAG
- the LOC120642945 gene encoding triacylglycerol lipase OBL1-like isoform X2: MAGADEGDAGAGFYSDFMVLRPDKGGLYDIFHLLFSCKVSENAAVDCPAGTEIADWRRRWAVFVSLVAQVLLLWAKKPVALLGRVTEYWMNLLDENGGAVLALVVRALQGKLKFPDRSCPTYRSCVGLLDTRVELDKEIKHGDSNYHAALSIMAAKLAYENELVIKNVVEEHWKMKLLACYNCWNDFQGDYTTQAFVLADRAADASLAVVAFSGTRPFVTEQWCADVDFSWYEIPGVGKIHGGFMKALGLQRHGGWPTDLADQDARRPFAYYAIRETLRSFLSGNADARFVVAGHSLGGALAVLFPAILALHREEGVLARLEGVYTFRQPRVGDERLGRFMGRYLDKPSRYFRFVYCNDIVPRVPYDDSALQFRHLGTCLYFDSLYQGRVTQEEPNKNYFSLLTVAPKVVNAAWELVRSFLIGYVAGPEYAEGWLMRLARVAGLLLPGLPPHSPRDYVNSTRLGAHSLGTPGLFSLKKNFYSTHHIEYLDICMKH, encoded by the exons ATGGCCGGCGCCGATGAAGgagacgccggcgccggcttcTACAGCGACTTCATGGTGCTGCGACCGGACAAAGGCGGGTTATACGACATCTTCCATCTCCTCTTCTCGTGCAAGGTGTCGGAGAACGCGGCCGTGGACTGTCCCGCCGGCACGGAGATCGCcgactggcggcggcggtgggcggtgtTCGTCTCGCTGGTGGCGcaggtgctgctgctgtgggcgAAGAAACCGGTGGCGCTGCTCGGGAGGGTGACCGAGTACTGGATGAACCTCCTCGACGAGAATGGCGGCGCCGTCCTCGCGCTCGTCGTCAGAGCTCTGCAAG GAAAGTTGAAATTTCCGGACAGATCATGCCCCACTTACCGCTCCTGCGTAGGACTACTCGACACTAGAGTTGAACTAGACAAGGAAATTAAGCATGGTGATAGCAACTACCACGCTGCTCTATCGATCATGGCTGCCAAGCTAGCCTACGAGAACGAGCTCGTAATAAAAAATGTTGTTGAGGAACATTGGAAG ATGAAATTATTGGCGTGCTACAACTGCTGGAATG ATTTCCAAGGGGACTACACGACGCAGGCGTTCGTGCTCGCCGACAGGGCGGCCGACGCGAGCCTCGCCGTGGTGGCGTTCAGCGGCACGAGGCCGTTCGTCACGGAGCAGTGGTGCGCGGACGTGGACTTCTCGTGGTACGAGATCCCCGGCGTGGGCAAGATCCACGGCGGCTTCATGAAGGCGCTCGGGCTGCAGAGGCACGGCGGCTGGCCGACGGACCTCGCCGACCAGGACGCTCGGAGGCCGTTCGCCTACTACGCCATCCGCGAGACGCTGCGGAGCTTCCTGTCCGGGAACGCCGACGCCAGGTTCGTCGTGGCGGGGCACAGCCtcggcggcgcgctcgccgtGCTGTTCCCGGCCATCCTGGCGCTGCACCGGGAGGAGGGCGTGCTGGCCCGGCTGGAGGGGGTGTACACGTTCAGGCAGCCTCGCGTCGGGGACGAGAGGCTCGGGAGGTTCATGGGCAGGTACCTGGACAAGCCCAGCAGGTACTTCAGGTTCGTGTACTGCAACGACATCGTGCCCAGGGTGCCGTACGACGACTCGGCGCTGCAGTTCAGGCACCTCGGCACCTGCCTCTACTTCGACAGCCTCTACCAAGGACGG GTGACGCAGGAGGAGCCAAACAAGAACTACTTCTCGCTGCTGACGGTGGCGCCCAAGGTGGTGAACGCGGCGTGGGAGCTCGTCCGGAGCTTCCTCATCGGCTACGTCGCCGGGCCGGAGTACGCCGAGGGGTGGCTGATGCGGCTCGCCAGGGTCGCCGGGCTCCTGCTGCCGGGGCTGCCCCCGCACTCGCCGCGGGATTACGTCAACTCCACCAGGCTCGGAGCCCACTCGCTCGGGACGCCGGGCCTGtttagtttgaaaaaaaatttctacagtacccatcacatcgaatatttggacatatgtatgaagcattaa
- the LOC120642945 gene encoding triacylglycerol lipase OBL1-like isoform X1: protein MAGADEGDAGAGFYSDFMVLRPDKGGLYDIFHLLFSCKVSENAAVDCPAGTEIADWRRRWAVFVSLVAQVLLLWAKKPVALLGRVTEYWMNLLDENGGAVLALVVRALQGKLKFPDRSCPTYRSCVGLLDTRVELDKEIKHGDSNYHAALSIMAAKLAYENELVIKNVVEEHWKMKLLACYNCWNDFQGDYTTQAFVLADRAADASLAVVAFSGTRPFVTEQWCADVDFSWYEIPGVGKIHGGFMKALGLQRHGGWPTDLADQDARRPFAYYAIRETLRSFLSGNADARFVVAGHSLGGALAVLFPAILALHREEGVLARLEGVYTFRQPRVGDERLGRFMGRYLDKPSRYFRFVYCNDIVPRVPYDDSALQFRHLGTCLYFDSLYQGRQVTQEEPNKNYFSLLTVAPKVVNAAWELVRSFLIGYVAGPEYAEGWLMRLARVAGLLLPGLPPHSPRDYVNSTRLGAHSLGTPGLFSLKKNFYSTHHIEYLDICMKH from the exons ATGGCCGGCGCCGATGAAGgagacgccggcgccggcttcTACAGCGACTTCATGGTGCTGCGACCGGACAAAGGCGGGTTATACGACATCTTCCATCTCCTCTTCTCGTGCAAGGTGTCGGAGAACGCGGCCGTGGACTGTCCCGCCGGCACGGAGATCGCcgactggcggcggcggtgggcggtgtTCGTCTCGCTGGTGGCGcaggtgctgctgctgtgggcgAAGAAACCGGTGGCGCTGCTCGGGAGGGTGACCGAGTACTGGATGAACCTCCTCGACGAGAATGGCGGCGCCGTCCTCGCGCTCGTCGTCAGAGCTCTGCAAG GAAAGTTGAAATTTCCGGACAGATCATGCCCCACTTACCGCTCCTGCGTAGGACTACTCGACACTAGAGTTGAACTAGACAAGGAAATTAAGCATGGTGATAGCAACTACCACGCTGCTCTATCGATCATGGCTGCCAAGCTAGCCTACGAGAACGAGCTCGTAATAAAAAATGTTGTTGAGGAACATTGGAAG ATGAAATTATTGGCGTGCTACAACTGCTGGAATG ATTTCCAAGGGGACTACACGACGCAGGCGTTCGTGCTCGCCGACAGGGCGGCCGACGCGAGCCTCGCCGTGGTGGCGTTCAGCGGCACGAGGCCGTTCGTCACGGAGCAGTGGTGCGCGGACGTGGACTTCTCGTGGTACGAGATCCCCGGCGTGGGCAAGATCCACGGCGGCTTCATGAAGGCGCTCGGGCTGCAGAGGCACGGCGGCTGGCCGACGGACCTCGCCGACCAGGACGCTCGGAGGCCGTTCGCCTACTACGCCATCCGCGAGACGCTGCGGAGCTTCCTGTCCGGGAACGCCGACGCCAGGTTCGTCGTGGCGGGGCACAGCCtcggcggcgcgctcgccgtGCTGTTCCCGGCCATCCTGGCGCTGCACCGGGAGGAGGGCGTGCTGGCCCGGCTGGAGGGGGTGTACACGTTCAGGCAGCCTCGCGTCGGGGACGAGAGGCTCGGGAGGTTCATGGGCAGGTACCTGGACAAGCCCAGCAGGTACTTCAGGTTCGTGTACTGCAACGACATCGTGCCCAGGGTGCCGTACGACGACTCGGCGCTGCAGTTCAGGCACCTCGGCACCTGCCTCTACTTCGACAGCCTCTACCAAGGACGG CAGGTGACGCAGGAGGAGCCAAACAAGAACTACTTCTCGCTGCTGACGGTGGCGCCCAAGGTGGTGAACGCGGCGTGGGAGCTCGTCCGGAGCTTCCTCATCGGCTACGTCGCCGGGCCGGAGTACGCCGAGGGGTGGCTGATGCGGCTCGCCAGGGTCGCCGGGCTCCTGCTGCCGGGGCTGCCCCCGCACTCGCCGCGGGATTACGTCAACTCCACCAGGCTCGGAGCCCACTCGCTCGGGACGCCGGGCCTGtttagtttgaaaaaaaatttctacagtacccatcacatcgaatatttggacatatgtatgaagcattaa
- the LOC120642963 gene encoding flavonol synthase/flavanone 3-hydroxylase-like, giving the protein MGEEAHRSVQELAASLGALPPEFVRPEHEQPAATTFPGGAALDVPVIDLSEPGYGARVAAAARDWGLFQVVNHGVPSPVVAELQRVGREFFALPREEKERYAMDPASGRIEGYGTKLQKDLEGKKTWNDFFFHVVAPPAKVDHGVWPRSPPEYREANEAYCRHMQRVARELLGHLSLGLGLEEGAMAEAFGGGDLVFLQKINLYPPCPQPELTLGVAPHTDMSTLTILVPNEVPGLQVFKDGHWYDAKYVPDALIIHIGDQIEIFSNGAYKAVLHRTTVSKDKTRMSWPVFVEPPGEQVVGPHPQLVTAESPAKYKARKFKEYQHCKINKLPL; this is encoded by the exons ATGGGAGAAGAAGCGCATCGCAGCGTGCAGGAGCTGGCGGCGTCGCTGGGCGCGCTGCCGCCGGAGTTCGTGCGCCCGGAGCACGAGCAGCCGGCGGCCACCACGTTCCCGGGCGGCGCCGCGCTGGACGTGCCGGTGATCGACCTGTCGGAGCCCGGGTACGGCGCGcgcgtggcggccgcggcgcgggatTGGGGGCTGTTCCAGGTGGTGAACCACGGCGTGCCCTCCCCGGTGgtggccgagctgcagcgcgtCGGGCGGGAATTCTTCGCGCTCCcgcgggaggagaaggagcgcTACGCCATGGACCCGGCCTCCGGGCGGATCGAGGGCTACGGCACCAAGCTGCAGAAGGACCTCGAGGGCAAGAAGACGTGGAacgacttcttcttccacgtCGTGGCGCCGCCGGCCAAGGTCGACCACGGCGTGTGGCCCCGGAGCCCCCCCGAGTACAGGGAGGCCAACGAGGCCTACTGCCGCCACATGCAGCGGGTGGCGCGCGAGCTGCTCGGCCACCTCTCGCTGGGGCTCGGCCTCGAGGAGGGCGCCATGGCGGAGgcgttcggcggcggcgacctggtGTTCCTCCAGAAGATCAACCTGTACCCGCCGTGCCCGCAGCCGGAGCTCACGCTCGGCGTCGCGCCGCACACCGACATGAGCACGCTCACCATCCTCGTGCCCAACGAGGTGCCGGGGCTCCAGGTCTTCAAGGACGGCCACTGGTACGACGCCAAGTACGTGCCCGACGCGCTCATCATCCACATCGGCGACCAGATCGAG ATCTTCAGCAACGGGGCCTACAAGGCGGTGCTGCACCGTACGACGGTGAGCAAGGACAAGACGCGGATGTCGTGGCCGGTGTTCGTGGAGCCGCCGGGGGAGCAAGTCGTCGGGCCGCACCCACAGCTGGTCACCGCCGAGAGCCCCGCCAAGTACAAGGCGAGGAAGTTCAAGGAGTACCAGCACTGCAAGATCAACAAGCTGCCCCTGTAA